A portion of the Thunnus albacares chromosome 23, fThuAlb1.1, whole genome shotgun sequence genome contains these proteins:
- the LOC122975142 gene encoding mucin-19-like — MTSQRWMLAVCFSLTLVLGISESITTTETQKYTCRTFGSGVVQPFNGSIFYMRSTCPFTLTRFTHNRVECDIMIRHGDSGLMVQVEIIVNKVRTELLQNGSILVEKRSVSLPYDHTYQHIFHYGIYTRLRSSLLPLSVTWHSVPGGIDTLWVELKQELSTDMTGLCGKHSVAGTKQQLITDSVLTEDTCQTQDPVSAVNSVCNEFFSQAMDCLKAMTPHYIQLCEENIYGYEQSKYIGCAFFKQVVQQCGSNSYVRYTWRVITKCDQPSCPGDLMYKDEGPAFIPSCSNPNPRSSNQDLTSTCVCPEGKMLNDRADGFRCIHVANCPCALAGRSYSAGDTRSTKCQSCLCDSGKWHCFEKACPVKCLIEGQFVTTFDGKQYTLPGKCAYVASQGLNWLITIKFSEKAASLKAVILQLFQETYTFTANMVKFGEEAITELHQSDHALVYWQSSMYVQVHTSFGMTIQVQMSPEIQLDITPPRNHTGMISGLCGNSNNDTTDDFTTSSGIIENSAQPFAQSWSVGVCAVNIPHTCINTDNEIFAEEKCYVLNDPSGIFANCHGHIPTDQYHTTCIQRTCNCDDNLQQCLCVSLASYAKACARLGVEVGDWRKATDCTPVCPKNQKFYYDMQACNHTCLYLSDPDPRCGLNDTSVEGCGCPKGTYLNKGNICTPKAECPCHYKGGTAPPGAVVIDGQQCICENGKLSCSKDCGCSNGMVCVHCSQHLVNTAQKTCDSLSKPRDTSLTCESGCYCPHNQYKDHSGNCVSSDNCTCVYSGKIFSAGQTVKTNCKTCTCSQGQWHCTKEPCPGKCQVYGNGHYQTFDNKWYRFDGQCQYTLVEDDCGHGNGTFSIRVESVPCCDEALTCSRAIVIDLQGEVTLTLSDMRVTRLHKGWSLQEIPLYTTHTVGLYIIISVPSRGITLIWDKHTRITIKLSAGWRNQVCGLCGNFDSSEMNDLQISGSAVVSSPLAFGNSWKATSPPCSDVTTEIFPCERNSYCLAWAQRRCMILTGDTFNDCHLKVDPEPYYHACVQESCSCEFEGKFLGFCTAVAAYAEACSEQDVCVKWRTPDLCPVYCDYYNEQGQCSWHYEACGEVQTCGKGHHFTHKLEGCYPRCPKDAPYYDENTGECTNLRNCTCYFNDTIIQPGTVVMIQSNKCPCENGTINCPLPPTIPSTTLTSNTLTTTASTNTTIVSSTTSTPTTITVSTTWSTTSSTTSRPTTTITNVSSTTENGSTTPSSTSTPMTTITNVSTTTENWSTTPSSTSTPMTTITNVSSTTENWSTTPSSTSTPMTTITNVSSTTENWSTTPSPISTPMTTITNVSTTTETWSTMFSTTSTPMPTITNVSTTTENWSTTPSSTFTPMTTITNVSTTTENWSTTPSPTSTPMTTITNVSTTTENWSMTSSPTSTPTTTITNVSTTTETWSTMSSTTSTPMPTITNVSTTTENWSTTPSSTSTPMTTITNVSSTTENWSTTPSPTSTPMTTITNVSTTTENWSTTSSPTSTPTTTITNVSTTTETWSTMSSTTSTPMPTITNVSTTTENWSTTPSSTSTPMTTITNVSSTTENWSTTPSSTSTPMTTITNVSSTTENWSTTPSPTSTPMTTITNVSTTTENWSTTPSPTSTPMTTITNVSTTTENWSTTPSPTSTLMTTITNVSTTTENWSTTTTELTTHKEPATTATDMTPQTKTTFTTFSTALTTPDVKTGPPPTFTQLPLCRDLKRNQTWINSESWTEDCFHKICKNGGIELTPVVCQEPTIPNCPRGEVSKVSDGCCETWKCNCRCELYGDPHYISFQGVPFTFLDYCTYILMEERSPRHHLTIAVDNFNCDMPGSCTKGIIMQYQNNTATLSIIPHLSAVEATLNNVTIQPPYEAHGLRFESTGYIVSVYLPEVRSYVSLSPFNVLVVSLAMEHFLNNTQGQCGECGGESCIRRGGHIEDNSCCDKTAYDWVYADPAKPACASAPRDIPCHQGTTPQPTSTPCPGSTLCELLLHSVFANCSQNVDLYIIKKNCEFDSCSNRTTACSSLEQAAKICKIAGICIDWRGLTNGTCGVQCPEGLIYRECRNKLDDFCYGGARHPGTSLEYNSAGCFCPSGQFRAGNHSDTCVDDCRYCKGPLGEPRLPGEVWQSNCHLCTCNNQTRTEKCSPKPPPSCGPNAVLVNTSCCGNQTCVEKTCSYNGKTYKVGDRWKDATHPCILLTCGREGIQTEENRMREDQNCNFTCNQSCVPKMSSINITTDNCTTIMQMPVCQGQCVSPSGVVLNGVLQVEPKCRSCQELSSERRSVTLQCSDLTTRQHAYKHITSCECKACTVQR; from the exons ATGACCTCACAGCGATGGATGCTGGCTGTCTGCTTTTCACTGACCTTAG TTTTAGGGATAAGTGAATCcatcacaacaacagaaacTCAGAAAT ACACTTGCAGGACATTCGGCAGCGGGGTCGTCCAGCCTTTCAATGGCTCTATTTTCTACATGCGATCCACTTGCCCTTTCACCCTCACCCGCTTCACCCACAACCGAGTGGAATGTGACATCATGATACGACACGGGGACAGCGGGCTGATGGTGCAAGTTGAGATCATCGTCAACAAAGTCAGAACCGAACTTTTGCAGAATGGAAGCATCCTGGTGGAGAAGAGAAG CGTTTCCCTTCCATACGACCACACTTATCAGCATATTTTTCACTACGGCATCTACACCAGACTGAGGAGCTCGCTGCTTCCTCTGTCTGTTACCTGGCACAGTGTACCTGGAGGAATAGACACTCTGTGG GTGGAGCTGAAGCAGGAGCTGAGCACAGACATGACTGGACTGTGTGGAAAACACAGTGTTGCAG GAACCAAGCAGCAGTTGATTACAGACAGCGTGCTGACTGAGGACACATGTCAAACACAAGATCCTGTCTCAGCTGTGAATTCA GTATGCAATGAGTTCTTTTCCCAGGCCATGGATTGCCTGAAAGCTATGACGCCTCACTATATCCAACTCTGTGAAGAGAACATTTACGGCTATGAACAAAGCAAATACATTGGCTGTGCTTTCTTCAAACAAGTTGTACAGCAGTGTGGAAGTAACAGCTATGTCCGGTACACATGGAGAGTTATAACCAAATGTG ATCAACCGAGTTGTCCAGGAGACCTGATGTATAAAGACGAGGGTCCTGCCTTTATTCCCAGCTGCTCCAACCCAAACCCTAGATCCTCCAATCAGGATCTTACCAGCACTTGCGTGTGCCCAGAGG GTAAGATGCTTAATGATCGTGCAGATGGTTTCCGCTGCATTCATGTGGCCAACTGCCCCTGTGCGTTGGCTGGCAGGAGCTACTCAGCTGGAGATACACGTAGCACCAAATGTCAGTCATG TCTGTGTGATAGTGGGAAGTGGCATTGCTTTGAAAAAGCATGCCCTGTCAAATGTCTCATTGAAGGGCAGTTTGTGACAACATTTGATGGCAAACAATATACTCTCCCTGGTAAATGTGCATATGTGGCCTCACAG GGTCTCAATTGGTTAATAACAATTAAGTTTTCTGAAAAGGCGGCCTCTCTGAAAGCAGTTATTCTCCAGCTTTTCCAG GAAACTTACACATTCACAGCAAATATGGTTAAATTCGGAGAGGAGGCGATTACTGAACTTCATCAGTCTG ATCATGCCCTTGTGTACTGGCAGTCCTCCATGTATGTCCAGGTGCACACATCCTTTGGTATGACAATCCAAGTTCAGATGTCTCCTGAAATACAGCTCGACATCACCCCACCTAGAAACCACACTGGCATGATCTCAG gTCTCTGTGGAAATAGCAACAATGACACCACAGACGACTTCACCACCAGCAGTGGGATCATTGAGAACTCAGCTCAACCTTTTGCTCAGTCCTGGAGTGTGGGTGTTTGTGCAGTGAATATACCCCACACCTGCATCAACACAGACAATG AAATATTTGCTGAAGAAAAGTGTTATGTGTTGAATGACCCAAGTGGGATATTTGCTAATTGCCATGGTCACATCCCAACTGATCAATACCACACG ACTTGCATCCAAAGAACCTGCAACTGCGACGACAACCtgcagcagtgtttgtgtgtttctttggcCAGCTATGCTAAAGCCTGTGCCCGTCTGGGTGTAGAAGTTGGTGACTGGAGGAAAGCTACCGACTGCA CTCCTGTGTGTCCAAAGAACCAAAAGTTCTACTACGACATGCAGGCCTGCAACCATACATGCCTTTATCTGTCTGATCCTGACCCTCGATGTGGGCTGAATGATACCTCTGTGGAGGGCTGTGGCTGTCCGAAAGGCACTTATCTGAACAAAGGAAACATCTGCACCCCAAAGGCAGAGTGTCCATGTCACTACAAGGGTGGAACAGCACCACCTGGGGCTGTTGTTATCGATGGACAACAGTG CATCTGTGAGAATGGAAAACTGAGTTGCTCCAAAGACTGTG GTTGCAGCAATGGGATGGTTTGTGTTCACTGCTCACAGCACTTGGTTAATACGGCTCAGAAAACTTGTGACAGTCTCAGTAAACCACGG GATACCAGTTTGACCTGCGAGAGTGGCTGTTACTGCCCGCATAACCAGTATAAAGATCACAGCGGAAACTGTGTTTCTTCAGACAACTGCACCTGCGTGTACAGCGGCAAAATATTCAGTGCAGGACAGACAGTCAAAACCAACTGTAAAACATG TACCTGTAGTCAGGGTCAGTGGCACTGCACAAAGGAGCCATGTCCAGGGAAGTGTCAAGTATATGGAAATGGACACTACCAGACCTTTGACAACAAATGGTACCGCTTTGATGGACAGTGTCAATACACACTTGTAGAG GATGACTGTGGACATGGAAATGGTACCTTCTCTATCAGAGTGGAGAGTGTACCCTGCTGTGATGAAGCTCTTACCTGCTCTCGTGCCATCGTCATAGACCTGCAG GGTGAAGTCACCCTGACATTGAGCGACATGAGGGTGACCAGACTCCATAAAGGCTGGTCTCTGCAAGAGATTCCACTTTACACTACACACACTGTGGGGCTCTACATCATAATCTCAGTGCCAAGTAGAGGGATAACTCTCATCTGGGACAAACACACCCGGATCACCATAAAGCTGAGTGCAGGCTGGAGG AACCAAGTGTGTGGCCTCTGTGGGAATTTTGACTCCAGTGAGATGAATGACCTACAGATAAGTGGCTCAGCAG TGGTGTCCAGTCCCTTGGCCTTTGGTAACAGCTGGAAGGCCACCTCGCCCCCTTGCTCTGATGTGACCACTGAGATATTTCCATGCGAACGCAACTCCTACTGCTTGGCCTGGGCCCAGCGGCGCTGTATGATCCTTACAGGAGACACCTTCAACGACTGTCATCTCAAA GTGGACCCAGAGCCCTACTACCACGCCTGTGTGCAGGAGTCCTGCTCCTGCGAATTTGAGGGGAAGTTCTTGGGCTTCTGCACAGCTGTGGCAGCCTACGCAGAGGCCTGCAGTGAGCAGGATGTTTGTGTAAAATGGAGAACACCTGATTTGTGTC CTGTCTACTGTGACTACTACAACGAACAGGGCCAGTGTAGCTGGCACTATGAAGCCTGCGGTGAGGTACAAACCTGTGGCAAAGGCCACCATTTCACTCACAAGTTGGAAG GCTGCTACCCCAGATGCCCAAAAGATGCGCCATACTATGATGAAAATACTGGTGAATGTACCAACTTAAGAAACTGCACCTGCTATTTTAATGACACTATCATTCAGCCTGGGACGGTGGTGATGATTCAGTCTAATAAGTG TCCCTGTGAAAATGGAACAATTAATTGCC CACTTCCACCAACTATACCTTCCACCACTCTGACATCAAATACTCTCACCACAACTGCTTCAACTAACACCACAATAGTTAGTTCCACCACCTCTACACCAACAACTATAACTGTCTCAACTACATGGTCAACGACGTCTTCCACCACCTCTAGACCGACGACAACCATTACCAATGTCTCAAGTACCACTGAAAATGGGTCAACGACACCTTCCTCCACCTCTACACCAATGACAACCATTACCAATGTCTCAACTACCACTGAAAATTGGTCAACGACACCTTCCTCCACCTCTACACCGATGACAACCATTACCAATGTCTCAAGTACCACTGAAAATTGGTCAACGACACCTTCCTCCACCTCTACACCGATGACAACCATTACCAATGTCTCAAGTACCACTGAAAATTGGTCGACGACACCTTCTCCCATCTCTACACCGATGACAACCATTACCAATGTCTCAACTACAACTGAAACATGGTCAACGATGTTTTCCACCACCTCTACACCAATGCCAACCATTACCAATGTCTCAACTACCACTGAAAATTGGTCAACAACACCTTCCTCCACCTTTACACCAATGACAACCATTACCAATGTCTCAACTACCACTGAAAATTGGTCGACGACACCTTCTCCCACCTCTACACCGATGACAACCATTACCAATGTCTCAACTACCACTGAAAACTGGTCAATGACATCTTCCCCCACCTCTACACCGACGACAACCATTACCAATGTCTCAACTACAACTGAAACATGGTCAACGATGTCTTCCACCACCTCTACACCAATGCCAACCATTACCAATGTCTCAACTACCACTGAAAATTGGTCAACGACACCTTCCTCCACCTCTACACCGATGACAACCATTACCAATGTCTCAAGTACCACTGAAAATTGGTCGACGACACCTTCTCCCACCTCTACACCGATGACAACCATTACCAATGTCTCAACTACCACTGAAAACTGGTCAACGACATCTTCCCCCACCTCTACACCGACGACAACCATTACCAATGTCTCAACTACAACTGAAACATGGTCAACGATGTCTTCCACCACCTCTACACCAATGCCAACCATTACCAATGTCTCAACTACCACTGAAAATTGGTCAACGACACCTTCCTCCACCTCTACACCGATGACAACCATTACCAATGTCTCAAGTACCACTGAAAATTGGTCAACGACACCTTCCTCCACCTCTACACCGATGACAACCATTACCAATGTCTCAAGTACCACTGAAAATTGGTCGACGACACCTTCTCCCACCTCTACACCGATGACAACCATTACCAATGTCTCAACTACCACTGAAAACTGGTCAACGACACCTTCTCCCACCTCTACACCGATGACAACCATTACCAATGTCTCAACTACCACTGAAAACTGGTCAACGACACCTTCTCCCACCTCTACACTGATGACAACCATTACCAATGTCTCAACTACCACTGAAAACTGGTCAACCACCACCACTGAACTAACAACCCATAAAGAGCCAGCCACAACTGCCACAGATATGACCCCCCAAACAAAGACTACATTCACAACTTTCAGTACAGCATTAACAACTCCTGACGTCAAGACAGGACCACCACCCACCTTTACCcagt TGCCATTGTGTAGAGACCTGAAGAGAAATCAAACATGGATTAATAGTGAGAGTTGGACAGAGGACTGCTTCCATAAGATCTGTAAAAATGGGGGCATAGAGTTGACTCCAGTGGTTTGTCAAGAGCCTACAATTCCCAACTGTCCCAGAGGAGAGGTCTCAAAGGTCTCGGATGGATGCTGTGAAACTTGGAAGTGTAACT GTCGCTGTGAGCTATATGGAGACCCCCACTACATATCTTTTCAAGGTGTACCATTTACTTTCCTGGATTACTGCACCTACATCCTAATGGAGGAGCGGTCACCACGTCATCATCTGACTATTGCTGTGGACAACTTCAATTGTGACATGCCTGGCTCCTGTACTAAAGGCATCATCATGCAATATCAGAACAATACGGCAACACTCAGTATCATCCCACATTTGTCTGCAGTAGAG GCCACTCTGAACAATGTGACCATACAGCCACCATATGAGGCACATGGGTTGAGATTTGAGAGCACAGGCTACATAGTGTCAGTCTACCTCCCAGAGGTGCGCTCTTACGTCTCCCTCAGTCCATTTAACGTCTTAGTGGTCAGTCTGGCTATGGAGCACTTCCTTAACAACACCCAGGGACAATGTG GTGAATGTGGCGGTGAATCATGTATCCGTAGAGGAGGGCATATTGAGGACAACAGCTGCTGTGATAAGACGGCCTATGACTGGGTGTATGCTGACCCAGCGAAGCCAGCTTGTGCTTCTGCACCAAGGGACATACCCTGCCACCAAGGGACCACTCCACAACCCACTTCCACCCCCTGCCCTGGGAGCACACTATGTGAGCTGCTATTGCACTC AGTTTTTGCAAACTGCAGCCAGAATGTGGATCTGTACATTATTAAGAAGAACTGTGAGTTTGATTCATGCAGTAATAGAACCACTGCTTGCTCTTCTCTGGAGCAAGCTGCTAAAATATGCAAGATTGCTGGCATCTGTATCGACTGGAGAGGACTAACTAATGGAACCTGCG GTGTGCAGTGTCCAGAAGGACTGATTTACAGGGAATGTCGCAACAAGCTGGATGACTTCTGCTATGGAGG GGCTCGTCATCCCGGAACCTCCCTCGAGTACAACAGTGCAGGGTGCTTCTGTCCCAGTGGCCAGTTCAGGGCAGGAAATCACTCAGACACCTGTGTGGATGACTGTCGGT ATTGTAAAGGACCACTTGGTGAGCCCAGACTG CCGGGTGAGGTGTGGCAATCCAACTGTCACCTGTGTACATGCAACAACCAGACTCGGACAGAAAAGTGTTCTCCAAAACCACCTCCTTCTTGTGGCCCCAACGCTGTATTGGTGAACACCTCTTGTTGTGGTAATCAGACTTGTG TTGAGAAGACATGCAGTTATAATGGGAAGACATACAAG GTGGGAGACAGATGGAAAGATGCCACTCATCCATGCATATTGCTCACCTGTGGAAGAGAGGGTATTCAGACTGAG GAGAACAGGATGAGGGAGGACCAAAACTGCAACTTTACAT GTAACCAAAGCTGTGTTCCCAAGATGTCCAGTATCAACATCACCACAGACAACTGTACCACCATCATGCAGATGCCTGTGTGTCAAGGCCAGTGTGTGTCTCCATCAGG GGTGGTATTAAATGGTGTCCTGCAGGTGGAGCCAAAGTGCAGGAGTTGCCAGGAGCTGAGCTCAGAGAGGAGATCAGTGACCCTGCAGTGTTCTGACCTCACTACTAGACAGCACGCCTACAAGCATATCACCAGTTGTGAGTGCAAAGCTTGTACCGTACAGCGCTGA